CCGCTAGCGCTCCAACGTCGATGACGTGATCGGCGCCGAACTTTTTGGCGACTTTGAGCCGGCTGGCGACGGCATCGAGACCGATCACGCACCGCGCACCCCGGGCTTTTGCCATCGCGGCGCCGTACAGGCCAAGCAAGCCGAGCCCCTGAATGACCACGGCATCGCCCATTTGGATTTCGGCGGCTTGGGTCACCGACACCATCGTTGCCACGCCGCAATTGAGCGGTGTTGCCTCCTCGTCGCTGAGCTCTGGGGGAAGCTTTAGAATCCAGGTACCAGGCAGGATGTAGCAATACTCGGCGAACCCTCCGAGCAAATGCGGATCCGTTTCCGCGAGGTCGTGACCGTATTTGCGCACGCCATGACACTTCTGCGGCATGTCGAGGACTTCGCGGTAGTAGCACTGCCCGTCGAAGAAATATTCGCTCCAGGTGACGCGGTCGCCGACTCTGAGCGAATCACCTCGCATATCTTTGTCGATACCTTCACCCATTTCCTCGATGCTGCCGATGATCTCATGGCCAAGAATTCCCGGGCAGGGATTGGGTCGGCGGCCTTCGTAGGAATGAATGTCCGAGCGGCAGATCGTCGACATCGTCACCCGCACCAGAACTTCGCCGCGCTTGGCGGGACGTAACGGAAACTCCTTTAGAACGAAAGGGGTGTTGGGCGCTTGGTAAACAGCGGCCTTGGCGGTGCGCATGTCTGCTCCCGGTGGTTTCGACCGCGCCGGTCGACTATTCGACCCCGTTCAGCGCAAAATCGAACATATCGTAGTTGTAAAGCGGCCCCGCCTTCGCTCGCTTGCGATAGACCGCATTGAGCGGCCGCGACAGCAGGAACGGAACCCTGCGCTCGGCGAGACCGCCGTGCGAACGCAGGCGCTGTCCCGCCAAAAGGCTCAGATCATGGTCCTCGCGCCGTGCGCCGAGGACCGTGTTGC
The Alphaproteobacteria bacterium DNA segment above includes these coding regions:
- a CDS encoding zinc-binding dehydrogenase; protein product: MRTAKAAVYQAPNTPFVLKEFPLRPAKRGEVLVRVTMSTICRSDIHSYEGRRPNPCPGILGHEIIGSIEEMGEGIDKDMRGDSLRVGDRVTWSEYFFDGQCYYREVLDMPQKCHGVRKYGHDLAETDPHLLGGFAEYCYILPGTWILKLPPELSDEEATPLNCGVATMVSVTQAAEIQMGDAVVIQGLGLLGLYGAAMAKARGARCVIGLDAVASRLKVAKKFGADHVIDVGALAAQSVIDEVRKLCRPDGADAVIEVCGVPEVIPQGLQMLRTGGRYVLGGLVNPDANVTIDANMLVKRWVTMRGIHNYHPRHLIQALDFVRSNRERFPFKEIVDSKFALKELNAAFKKASERSVLRAAIVPDPTE